Proteins encoded together in one Cicer arietinum cultivar CDC Frontier isolate Library 1 chromosome 4, Cicar.CDCFrontier_v2.0, whole genome shotgun sequence window:
- the LOC101493636 gene encoding uncharacterized protein — MNESAVNRQSNNEEQEDDYMGDLSRFLPSDAIDPPNPKSSSKRISDKKDLSINSSKSQLKTFNWQERRKIERERKQIQEDEQTLAKVEAPIPQSNIGFKLLKQMGYTPGSALGKQGSGRAEPIGIEIRRSRAGIGLEDPHKEKKKMEEIMIDRKRRNEQALMQEFGSRQKSRWQSRRIIVNFNKAKAALDQLENREIVEPEKNEDDAEGEDEEEEEITEEDLLDVLMKLRDEFNYCLFCGCKYESSSALLVNCPGINEDDH, encoded by the exons ATGAATGAATCAGCAGTAAACAGGCAAAGCAACAACGAAGAACAAGAAGATGACTACATGGGGGACCTTTCTCGGTTTCTTCCTTCTGATGCTATCGACCCTCCAAATCCGAAGTCTTCATCAAAAAGG ATTTCGGACAAGAAAGATCTTTCAATCAACTCTTCCAAGAGTCAGTTGAAAACTTTTAACTGGCAAGAACGACGGAAAATCGAAAGAGAAAGAAAGCAAATACAAGAGGATGAACAAACATTAGCGAAAGTGGAAGCTCCAATACCACAATCCAACATTGGGTTTAAGCTACTCAAACAGATGGGTTATACTCCAGGTTCTGCCCTTGGAAAGCAAGGCTCGGGCAGGGCTGAACCAATTGGGATTGAAATTCGACGGTCACGAGCAGGTATAGGCTTAGAGGATCCCcacaaggagaagaagaaaatggaGGAAATCATGATTGACAGGAAAAGGAGGAATGAGCAGGCTCTGATGCAAGAATTCGGGTCTAGGCAGAAGTCACGGTGGCAGAGTAGGAgaattattgttaatttcaaCAAGGCTAAGGCTGCCCTTGACCAATTGGAGAATCGGGAAATTGTGGAGCCAGAGAAGAATGAGGATGATGCAGAGggtgaagatgaagaagaagaagaaataacAGAAGAG gACTTGCTCGATGTTTTGATGAAACTGAGGGATGAGTTCAATTACTGCCTCTTCTGTGGATGCAAA TATGAATCAAGTTCTGCCCTTTTAGTCAACTGCCCTGGAATCAATGAAGACGACCACTAA